A stretch of DNA from Cellulomonas fengjieae:
GGCGGAGCTGCTCGCCGACTGACGCCCCCTGCGGACCTGCGCGGACGACCGAGCAGGTGGCTGGCCCGGCTACCACGTGCTCGGACGTTCCGGGAGCGGTGGAACGAGCGGGCGGGTCAGCCCGTGGGCTGCTGCGCGCGCTCCGGCAGGCCGGGGAACGGCACCGGGGTCGCGCCCCACGCGGCGGCGTCCACCGTCGCCCGGCGCAGGCCGTCGATGAGCGCGGCGCGGCTGCCGGCGCCCGCCTGGGCGACGGCGTTCGCGCAGGCGTCGGCCACGGAGGTCTCCAGCGTGCGTCCGAGCGCGGTCGCGACGACCGGGTCGTCGAGCCCGCCGGGGACCGAGTACGACGCCCGGCGCGGGTCCTGGGCCGTGCCGTCGATGCCGGCCGCGGCCGCCCACTCCTCGCTGCGCGCGCGGTGGGCGGCGGCGGCGGTCAGCGCCGCCGTGCGCTGGTCGCCCGCGAGCTTGGCGGCGACGACCTCGAAGCCGAACCCGGCCTCGTCGTGCACCAGGGCGAGCGCCGCGACCTCGGCGGCGGTGAGCGCGTCGCCGGCCGGGGACTCGGTACTGCCGGGGGTGGGCGAGGGGTCGGCCGTGGCCACCTGGTCAGGGACGAGCGCGGGGACCTCGGCGCCGGTGGCCTGCGCGAGCCGCACGGCCAGCTCACCGCGGGAGGTCGCGACGGACGCGACGAGCCGGGCCAGGGGGCCGTCGGCCACTGCGTCGGCGTCGGTGAGGGCCGTGCGCGTCGCCGACCCGAGCCGGTCGAGGACCTCGGCGACGGAGCGCGTCGCCGGGGTGCTCGCCGACGGGGTGCCCGTGGGCGAGGGCAGGCCGGAGACGTACTCGCCGCCCAGCTGCTCGGCGTGCTGCTCGGCGTAGGCGACGACGTCCGCGAGGACGGTCGCGACCGAGGGGACCGCGCCGTCGGGGAGGGCCGCGGCGGCCTCGGCCGCGGCCGCGAGGTCCAGCGAGTCCGCGACGGTCCGCCCCCGCACCTGCTCGACGGCGTCGGGGGAGGGCTCGGCCGGGGGCGGAGTCTCGACCCGCAGCCCGCACGCCCCCAGCGTGAGAACCGTCACGACGGACGCGAGCGTCCGTAGCGCGGCCGACCGCCGGCGCGCGTGATCCCGGTGGCCTGCAGTGTTCTGGTCCGCGCTCATCGCGGGTGATCCTGCCACGCCACCGGGCCGCGGCCGTCGGGCACGCCCGGACTCGTTACTGTGGTCCCACAACATCACAGGGTCGCAACGTCGCTCGGCGATGACCCGCTGGACCGACAGGAGGCTGACATGGTCGCGCCAGCGCATGCTGACCGGGTCCGCCACGTCGTGGAGCCCGCCGTCGTGGGCCAGGGTCTCGTGCTCGAGGACGTCACGGTGCGCAGGGCAGGCGCCCGGTCGGTCGTCGAGGTGGTCCTGGACGTGACCGAGGACGACGACGGCGGTCTGGACCTCGACCGTGTGGCCGACGCCACCCGTGCCGTCTCCGACGCGCTGGACGCCGCCGACGTCATCACCGGCGAGTACACGCTCGACGTGATGAGCCCCGGCGTGGACCGTCCGCTGACCGAGCGCCGCCACTTCACGCGCGCCGTCGGGCACCTGCTCACCGTGACCCTGGCGGACGGCCGCACGCTGGCCGGCCGACTCACCGAGGTGGACCGCACGGGCCCGGACGACGCGATCGTCGTCGTGCCCGTGACGCCCGGCCGCAAGGGGCGCAAGCCGGTGGTGGGTGAGCCGGTACGGGTACCCCTGTCGGACGTCCGCCGCGGGCGCGTCGAGGTGGACCTGTCGGGCATCGGCCCTGTGGACGACGACGAGGCCGACGGCGCTGCTGCCGGCGAGGAGAGCTGAGATGGACATCGACATGCAGGCGTTGCGGCTGCTCGAGCGCGAGAAGGAGATCAGCCTCGACGTGCTGGTCTCCGCGATCGAGCAGGCGCTGCTGTCCGCCTACCACCGGACGCCCGGCGCACAGGCGAAGGCCCGGGTGGAGCTGGACCGGCGCACCGGGCACGTCACCGTGTGGGCCCGCGAGGCCGCTCCGGTGGCCGAGCCCGACGAGGAGGGCATCGCGGCGCCGCCGGCCCCGGACGGTCCCGAGTTCGACGACACCCCGGCCGGCTTCGGCCGGATCGCGACCGCGACCGCGCGCCAGGTCATCGTGCAGCGCCTGCGGGACGCCGAGGACGACCAGGTGCTCGGAGCGTTCCGTGGCAAGGAGGGCGAGGTGCTGGGTGGCGTCATCCAGCAGGGTCGCGACCCCCGCACCGTGCTCGTCGACGTCGGCGGCACGGAGGCGGTCCTGCCCGCGCACGAGCAGGTGCCGGGCGAGGAGTACGTGCACGGCGACCGCATCCGCGGCTACGTGCTCGAGGTGGCGCGCGGCCAGCGCGGACCCCAGGTGACGTTGTCCCGCACGCACCCCAACCTCGTGCGCAAGCTGTTCGAGCTCGAGGTGCCCGAGGTCGCCGACGGCACCGTCGAGATCACCGCCATGGCGCGGGAGGCGGGGCACCGCACGAAGATGGCCGTCCGCGCCAACGTGCCGGGCGTCAACGCCAAGGGCGCGTGCATCGGACCCATGGGTGGCCGCGTGCGCGCGGTCATGGCCGAGCTGCACGGCGAGAAGATCGACATCGTCGACCACGCGGACGACCCGGCCGAGATGATCGCCCACGCGCTGTCGCCGGCCCGGGTGCTGTCCGTCACGGTGGTCGACCCCGAGGCGCGCGCCGCCCGGGTCGTGGTGCCGGACTACCAGCTGTCGCTGGCGATCGGCAAGGAGGGGCAGAACGCCCGCCTGGCCGCGAAGCTGACGGGCTGGCGCATCGACATCCGCTCGGACGCGGAGGTGCCGGGCGACCGTGAGTCCGTGAACCACGGGTCTGCGACCGCCCGCGACGGCGCGGACGGTAGTGAGTGACCTCACGAGTGACGCCGCCGGAGCCGCGGCGCGGTAGACTCGCTGCGGCTGGGCCGGATGTTCGGCTCCTTCCGTCGAGCCGGCGGACCCCTCAGACAGTGAACGACGTCTCAGGCATGGGTCCGCTGCGCACGTGCGTGGGGTGTCGAGCGACCGGCCCGAGGTCAGCCCTGTTGAGGGTGGTCGTCGAACGTGGTGGGACAGGAGCCTTCGAGGTTCCTGAGCTCGTCGTGGACGTCGGGCGCCGGATGCCGGGTAGGGGGGCTTGGTTGCACCCCGAACCTGGATGTCTCGAGAAGGCCGAACGCAAGCGTGCGTTCGGGCGGGCCCTGCGAGTAGCGGGGCAGCCCGGCACGAGCGCGGTGCACCGCCATCTCGAGCGGCAGCAGCAGGACGTCGTCGGGTAGGTCCCGGCGGCGAGGCCGATCGTCGATACGGAAAGCGGGTTGGAAGCCGATGGCTGCCCGATGAGCACGCACCGATGAGTACCCAGCGATGAGTACCCAGCACTAACGACGGTCCGACCCTGTCCGGGCGGACCGAGACAGGAGAGATGTGGCCAAGGTCCGCGTCTACGAGCTCGCCAAAGAGCTCGGGGTCGACAGCAAGACCATCATGACCAAGCTGAACGAGTTCGGTGAATTCGTTCGCTCGGCATCCTCGACCATCGAACCGCCGGTCGTCCGCAAGCTGCGGGACACCTACCCGGTCGGTGGCGGAGGTTCCGCCCCCGCAGCTGCACCTGCGCCGAAGGCACCGGCACGCCCGGCGCCCGCGCCGGCCGCCGCTGCCCCCACAGCACCCGCACCCGCGGCACCGGTCGAGGCCCCCCGCCCCGCACCCGCTGCTGCGCCCGCACCCGCCGCCCAGGCCCCGGCCGCTCCCGCAGCCCCGGCCCCGGCACGTCCCGCCCCGGCGCGCCCGGCGCCCGCCGCACCGGCTCCCGCCGCTGCTGCACCGAGCGCGGGCACCAGCCCGGCGGCGCGTCCCGGCCCGCGTCAGGCCCCGCCTGCCGCCCGCCCGGGCAACAACCCCTTCGCGCCGTCGCAGGGCATGCCGCGCCAGGGCGAGCGCCCCGGTGGCGGTGCGCCGCGTCCGCCGCGTCCCGGCAACAACCCGTTCGCGCCGTCGCAGGGCATGCCGCGTCCCGGTGACCGGGACCGTCGTCCCGCGCCCGCCGAGGGTGCACCGGCCGCTGCGGCCGGGGAGCGTCCGGGCGGTCCCCGTCCCGGTGGTCCGCGTCCCGGCGGTCCGCGCCCCAACCCGGGCATGATGCCGGGCCGCACGTCGAGCGGCGTGGGCCGTCCCGGCGAGCGTCCGGCCGGTCCCGGTGGCCGTGGCGGCCCCGGCGGTGCCGGTGGCGGTGCGCGCGGCGGTTACGCCGGTCGTCCCGGCGGCGGTGGCGGTGCGCCCGGTGGAGCCCCCGGCGGTTTCGCCGGTCGTCCCGGTGGCGGTGGCCGTCCCGGCGGCGCCGGTCGTGGCAGCACGCAGGGTGCGTTCGGCCGCGCAGGCGGTCGTCCCGTCCGCGGGCGCAAGTCGAAGCGTGCGAAGCGTCAAGAGTTCGAGCAGATGCAGGCCCCCTCGCTGGGTGGCGTGCAGGTCCCGCGCGGCAACGGCAAGACCGTCGTCCGTCTGCGGCACGGCTCGTCGCTCAACGACTTCGCCGACAAGATCGACGCCAACCCCGCCGCGCTGGTCACCGTGCTGTTCCACCTCGGTGAGATGGCCACGGCGACCCAGTCGCTGGACGAGGACACGTTCGGCACTCTCGCCGAGGAGCTCGGCTACCGCATCGAGATGGTGTCGGCCGAGGAGGAGGACCGCGAGCTGCTCGGGGCCTTCGACATCGACCTGGACGCCGAGCTCGAGGCCGAGGGCGACGACGACCTGACGGCACGACCCCCCGTGGTCACCGTCATGGGCCACGTCGACCACGGAAAGACCAAGCTCCTCGACGCGATCCGTCAGACGGACGTCGTCGCGGGCGAGGCCGGCGGGATCACGCAGCACATCGGTGCCTACCAGGTGCACACCACCCACGAGGGCATCGACCGTGCCGTCACGTTCATCGACACCCCGGGCCACGAGGCGTTCACCGCCATGCGTGCCCGTGGTGCGCAGGTGACCGACATCGCGATCCTCGTGGTCGCGGCCGACGACGGCGTGATGCCTCAGACCATCGAGGCGCTCAACCACGCCCAGGCGGCCGGTGTGCCGATCGTGGTCGCGGTGAACAAGGTGGACAAGGAGGGGGCCAACCCCGCCAAGGTCCGCCAGCAGCTCACCGAGTACAACCTGGTGGCCGAGGAGTACGGCGGCGACACGATGTTCGTCGACGTCTCCGCGAAGTCGCTCACGGGTATCGACCAGCTGCTCGAGGCGGTCCTCCTCACGGCGGACGCGGCCCTCGACCTGCGGGCGAACGCGGACAAGGACGCGCGAGGCGTTGCCATCGAGGCGAACCTCGACAAGGGCCGCGGTGCCGTTGCGACGGTGCTCGTCCAGTCCGGAACGCTGAACGTCGGCGACGCGATCGTGGCCGGTACGGCGTACGGCCGTGTCCGTGCGATGTTCGACGAGCACGGCGAGCCGGTCACGGTGGCCGGGCCGTCGCGTCCGGTGCAGGTCCTCGGCCTGACCTCGGTGCCCCGCGCCGGTGACACGTTCCTCGTGGCTCCGGACGACCGCACCGCGCGTCAGATCGGTGAGAAGCGCGAGGCGGCCGAGCGTGCCGCCCTCCTGGCCAAGCGTCGCAAGCGCATCAGCCTCGAGGACTTCACGCAGGCGCTCCAGCAGGGCAAGGTCGAGACCCTCAACCTGGTCCTCAAGGGCGACGTGTCGGGTGCCGTCGAGGCGCTCGAGGACGCGCTGCTCAAGATCGACGTGGGCGACGAGGTCGAGCTGCGCGTCATCCACCGTGGTGTGGGTGCCATCACGCAGAACGACGTCAACCTGGCGACCGTCGACTCGGCGATCATCATCGGGTTCAACGTCAAGTACGCGGAGCGCGTCGAGGAGCTGGCGGACCGCGAGGGCGTCGACGTGCGCTTCTACTCGGTCATCTACCAGGCGATCGACGACGTCGAGGCGGCCCTCAAGGGCATGCTCAAGCCGGAGTACGAGGAGGTGCAGCTCGGTACCGCCGAGGTGCGCGAGGTCTTCCGGTCCTCGAAGTTCGGCAACATCGCCGGGTCGATCGTCCGGTCGGGTCTCATCCGACGGAACACGAAGGCGCGCGTCACCCGTGGCGGCAAGGTCATCGGCGACAACCTGTCGATCGAGTCGCTCAAGCGGTTCAAGGACGACGCCACCGAGGTCCGCGAGGGCTTCGAGTGCGGTATCGGCCTCGGATCGTTCAACGACGTCGAGACCGGCGACATCATCGAGACCTGGGAGATGCGCGAGAAGCCTCGCGCCTGACCCCAGTGATCACCGACCGCAGGGCGGGCGAGGCGGAACCCGTCCTCGCCCGCCCTGCGGTCTCTCACCCCCCGAAAGGAACGTCCGATGGCGGACACCGCCCGCGCCCGCAAGCTCAGCGAGCGCATCCAGCAGGTCGTCGCGCAGATGCTCGACACCCGGATCAAGGACCCGCGGCTGGGCTTCGTCACGGTCACCGACGTGCGCGTCACGGGTGACCTCCAGCACGCCGACGTGTTCTACACGGTGCTGGGAGACGACGCCGCACGCACCGACACCGCCGCCGCGCTGGAGAGCGCGAAGGGCGTCATCCGCTCCGAGGTGGGCAAGCAGACCGGGATCCGGCTGACGCCGTCC
This window harbors:
- a CDS encoding DUF4439 domain-containing protein — encoded protein: MTVLTLGACGLRVETPPPAEPSPDAVEQVRGRTVADSLDLAAAAEAAAALPDGAVPSVATVLADVVAYAEQHAEQLGGEYVSGLPSPTGTPSASTPATRSVAEVLDRLGSATRTALTDADAVADGPLARLVASVATSRGELAVRLAQATGAEVPALVPDQVATADPSPTPGSTESPAGDALTAAEVAALALVHDEAGFGFEVVAAKLAGDQRTAALTAAAAHRARSEEWAAAAGIDGTAQDPRRASYSVPGGLDDPVVATALGRTLETSVADACANAVAQAGAGSRAALIDGLRRATVDAAAWGATPVPFPGLPERAQQPTG
- a CDS encoding ribosome maturation factor RimP, producing the protein MVAPAHADRVRHVVEPAVVGQGLVLEDVTVRRAGARSVVEVVLDVTEDDDGGLDLDRVADATRAVSDALDAADVITGEYTLDVMSPGVDRPLTERRHFTRAVGHLLTVTLADGRTLAGRLTEVDRTGPDDAIVVVPVTPGRKGRKPVVGEPVRVPLSDVRRGRVEVDLSGIGPVDDDEADGAAAGEES
- the nusA gene encoding transcription termination factor NusA is translated as MDIDMQALRLLEREKEISLDVLVSAIEQALLSAYHRTPGAQAKARVELDRRTGHVTVWAREAAPVAEPDEEGIAAPPAPDGPEFDDTPAGFGRIATATARQVIVQRLRDAEDDQVLGAFRGKEGEVLGGVIQQGRDPRTVLVDVGGTEAVLPAHEQVPGEEYVHGDRIRGYVLEVARGQRGPQVTLSRTHPNLVRKLFELEVPEVADGTVEITAMAREAGHRTKMAVRANVPGVNAKGACIGPMGGRVRAVMAELHGEKIDIVDHADDPAEMIAHALSPARVLSVTVVDPEARAARVVVPDYQLSLAIGKEGQNARLAAKLTGWRIDIRSDAEVPGDRESVNHGSATARDGADGSE
- a CDS encoding YlxR family protein — encoded protein: MGPLRTCVGCRATGPRSALLRVVVERGGTGAFEVPELVVDVGRRMPGRGAWLHPEPGCLEKAERKRAFGRALRVAGQPGTSAVHRHLERQQQDVVG
- the infB gene encoding translation initiation factor IF-2, whose translation is MAKVRVYELAKELGVDSKTIMTKLNEFGEFVRSASSTIEPPVVRKLRDTYPVGGGGSAPAAAPAPKAPARPAPAPAAAAPTAPAPAAPVEAPRPAPAAAPAPAAQAPAAPAAPAPARPAPARPAPAAPAPAAAAPSAGTSPAARPGPRQAPPAARPGNNPFAPSQGMPRQGERPGGGAPRPPRPGNNPFAPSQGMPRPGDRDRRPAPAEGAPAAAAGERPGGPRPGGPRPGGPRPNPGMMPGRTSSGVGRPGERPAGPGGRGGPGGAGGGARGGYAGRPGGGGGAPGGAPGGFAGRPGGGGRPGGAGRGSTQGAFGRAGGRPVRGRKSKRAKRQEFEQMQAPSLGGVQVPRGNGKTVVRLRHGSSLNDFADKIDANPAALVTVLFHLGEMATATQSLDEDTFGTLAEELGYRIEMVSAEEEDRELLGAFDIDLDAELEAEGDDDLTARPPVVTVMGHVDHGKTKLLDAIRQTDVVAGEAGGITQHIGAYQVHTTHEGIDRAVTFIDTPGHEAFTAMRARGAQVTDIAILVVAADDGVMPQTIEALNHAQAAGVPIVVAVNKVDKEGANPAKVRQQLTEYNLVAEEYGGDTMFVDVSAKSLTGIDQLLEAVLLTADAALDLRANADKDARGVAIEANLDKGRGAVATVLVQSGTLNVGDAIVAGTAYGRVRAMFDEHGEPVTVAGPSRPVQVLGLTSVPRAGDTFLVAPDDRTARQIGEKREAAERAALLAKRRKRISLEDFTQALQQGKVETLNLVLKGDVSGAVEALEDALLKIDVGDEVELRVIHRGVGAITQNDVNLATVDSAIIIGFNVKYAERVEELADREGVDVRFYSVIYQAIDDVEAALKGMLKPEYEEVQLGTAEVREVFRSSKFGNIAGSIVRSGLIRRNTKARVTRGGKVIGDNLSIESLKRFKDDATEVREGFECGIGLGSFNDVETGDIIETWEMREKPRA
- the rbfA gene encoding 30S ribosome-binding factor RbfA; protein product: MADTARARKLSERIQQVVAQMLDTRIKDPRLGFVTVTDVRVTGDLQHADVFYTVLGDDAARTDTAAALESAKGVIRSEVGKQTGIRLTPSLDFHLDALPDTSAQLDAALLEAARRDREVAALAAQASFAGDADPYKKADDEADED